The nucleotide sequence GGTGATCCAGATTAATCCTAAGATATCTCACCTTACACCCACATACCAAACGTCCCGATAGGACTCTGGTGCGCTTCTTGGGCTGAAGTCGACTATTTCACTGGATACATACATTAACTATACATACATTTTATCCTGGAACCACCACaggatgtggtgcagtggatgaagTTGTTCCTCCCTATagaaaaatccttggtagggagcGCTACCCCACTAATGGGCCCTACCCGACGCGAATCCAAATTAACcggacaccggatgggaaaccaaaataaaaaaaatcttggaACAATCCAAACACACTTCCCATACCAACAGATGCAGAAAGGGTAAGGAAATGTGAAATAAAGGACATTCTATTATGTCAAGCAAGACAGAGAAACATAAGATTAAGCAGAGGTATTGCATTGCAACCTCTCATAAAACTCATACATCTGCCAACTCCCAGAAGCCTAGATAAGTAAAAGAATCAGCTCTCGAGGCGATCATTCTCCGAGGGCTCGGgttttctccttaagcttctgtTAATTTTCtcgtatacatacatacatgatGAACGTTGAACGTTGCTGAGCTGAGTTAAAGAGACTTGATGCCATGGTACATTTTGAGTTTTCACCAGCCCATTAGTGTTTTCTTCACTCTATCCACGATTTCAGTCCTAGCTCGCCTGCTGGCTAACGGGTATTCTGGGCTTTCTTCCAAACGGAACCTGTAAACTTCCCATTGCCTCTCTTCTGTTGAATGTCTTGCAATTTCAGCCTGTAAAAACGTCTCTCTGTTAGAGCCATGGAAGCAAAAACGTGTGTGGAGGGGGGTTTGAGCATATGGCTACTTACAGAGAAAATGCAGATCCCGAGCTTTTTCAAGGCAGACGTGACATCATAGAAAACACGAGGCCTTCCCTTTCCAGATAACTCAACAGGATTGGCAACCAGTAGTTCTGTATCTGGGCCACGACTAGCAACAGTGACTCGAAGTGGATGAAGCATCTCTTCCTTCAAGCGAGAACACAAAGATTTTTGGGTCTCTTCATCGAGAATCTTGTTCCCATCTGTTGTCTGGATAAATAGGTCTATAGTGCGATAACCCTTGGCTGTAGACTGGATTCTTCCAAAAGCAATCTAGACGTAAAAATAACAGGCACATATGCTCAATGTCGGAAAATTAGGCAACAACAAAGACGGTCCAAGCTAAAAAGACATGAAGTATAGATTATCACATTCTTTAGATAGTCCCGATCTTTTTAGTTACTTCGTGAACAATTTAGATAAGAAGCGCCGCTCCAGTATATATAGAGACTCCTTTAACACGTCAAAATTCTACAGCACATAAAATTTAAGAACCACCTCCACATCGGAAGTGGTTTGCTTTGATTCCAGAGAACAGGCATTCACTACACGGTTAGTAAAATATATAGTTACCCGAATATCACAGTCttttgaagtcctcaaaatgtcATAGATGAGGCCCTTTTGATCAACACATTGTATTTGAAGCAGCGTATGAACTGGGCTCAATAAGTTATCCACTGTGACGGTTGCTTTCTTTAATTTTGCCGTATCAGAAGCAGCGGACATGGGAACTGCTTCCTTGGACAATTCACAACTAAACAACTCTTCCGCAACTTCTTGTGGAAGCGAAGTAAATCCTTGCTGAACTTCACATTCAGGCCCGGACAACTGAAGTTCACAGCTAATGCAATATTCTCCCAGAACATCGCTTAGGTGTTCACACGTCTCATCTCGTCTTTGTTTCATGTGCAGCAAGTCCCTGATATGCAAGAATACCAAGCAGAAATGTAAATATCACCACATAATGGGCAATTGCTGATAACTGTTAATGCTTAGATTTTTCCTCAGCTGATAGGAGGATATGAATATCAACCTAACGGCCCAACACTTAAATCATATGATGGAAATGAAGTTTGAATTGTCAAAAGGATCAACAACAGAAAAATCACATTATTCTACAATAAACACGTGAATATATTAGCAAAGAGTCGCACATAACTTGGGGGCAGGTTTTTGTGGAACATAAGTTAACATCCGTGATTATTTTGTGTTAAACAATCTGGCTGTTCTAAGATATCAtattatgaaattggtatcaagCCACCAAAAGCATCTCCGCTGTCAACGGTTCAGTTTTCTGGTCTAAATTGCAAAAACAATGAAATACTTCCAACAATTAATACAAAAACAGAAGATTCATAACTGCTTTGGCTGACATATTGCATAACCAATCAACTAAACCTCAACCTCAAACTACTGGGGGTCGGCTGTATGATTCCTCTGTATTCAATTTGCTCTATACAAAACAAAAATTCATTCCAAAagaaccaacaacaacatacccagtgtaatcccacaggTGTGGTCTGGGCCTCTGGGGAGGGTAATGTGTATGAAGACCTTACCTACATTGAGaaggtagagaagttgtttctaatagaccctTGCTCAGAGAACAATAAAAGAGTGGCCATAGCAACAGCCAGAAACAACAAGATAATAAGATGACCGAAGCTAAAGGAAAGGGGGAAAAACAGAATTTTCGTAGAGAATTCACTAAAGGGCATCCATGTCTTTTAACATTTAAGATCTTACGGTATTGGTTCGATATACAAGTGTAAGGACAGCATAATGCTTGGGAATTGAGTTCGACATTGTTAGGTCACCTTAATGGTTGTTGGACTTGGTTAATACTTTTCAGGTAAAAAAGGGACTTTGTTCAGTCGAATAGCCAATCACCAGTGGTGTACCTAGTTCAACCAGCAGAGATAGTGTCGTCTAATGGCATTCGCAGTATCAACAAAGATGCAGCAAGGCCACAGAATAAACAATCTTATACTGAATAGAGCACTAATTAACAAAGGTGGGGTAAACCTGTTGAGAACATGAAGAGACTTACATGCCATCGGTTATGAAGAAGAGATCCAAAACTTTGTCATCTGGTGTTGTCATAACTTTTACTCTTTGAATTGTTAGCTCAAGCTCGCAAAGGATCTTAGTAACATCTACAAAGCACATATAACCACATGAGAACTCTACGAAGCCGTGAGCAAGTAAAAAAAGCACAAAAAGTTAGATGCGTGTACTTACCATGTAGCAACCCTTTCCTGTCTAGGCAAAACACCTTCAATAAGTAAACTGGAGGTGGTGCGGAAGCAGTGGATTGTTGGTTTAGGTAAAATGAAATCATGCATGAGGGACATGTAAACATAAGCCTATTTTTCAAGCTTCCCCAATCAACCTTTAGCGAGCTTGGACGCGGCACAACCCATAGTACTATGTAACACCATTTCCCATCGGTGGCAAAATCTGTATTAATTTATCCATTGATATCATACAATATGTTAAGTAGCTGTTGAATCAAATCATGAAAGCGTTAAAATCAAAGATGAGCTCACACACATTCCGTCGGGAAAATGCAACAGCTTGAAGCTATAAGTAAACTTGAAAACACATAAGTTGGAAACAAACAATGCGATGATTCATAAATCACTCCTCTCCCACTAACAGCTTTCGCACAACACTGAGTACTAAAAACATAGATTGGCAAACTAGAAGGTCAAAGCTTATTTATTAACATATTTTCACTTTCTGTTGATATGTCAGATGACTAACAACCTAAATCCAAAAATTTACACAAAATACACAAACCTTTAGCCTATGTTGCTTgcagcaacaacaataaacccagtgtattcccacatagtggggtctgtggagggtaaaatgtacgcagtccataccacaaCCTCCGAAGAactagagaggttgtttccgatagacccccggctcctTATGTTGCTTGCACTCTCAATAATTATTGTTGCACCcatgtcggattcttcaaaatcCACTACTTTTGGAGTATCCAACACACATTCATTGACATTTTgaaagagtccgagcaacatagccttTAGCCACAATTTTAGTACATTGAAATGCCTTGCTATATTGCGAGGGACGAAGATAGAAGCCCAGATACAGGTTTGGGGCAACCCAGTACCTTTTGCTCTACCAATATATTTGCATTTAAAAGAATCATCAAATATTtgcaaatattaaatttaaaatctcaGTTCTTAGGACTTGAAATCGCCGTTCCAAAATTCagaacccaacaacaacatacccagtataatcccacaaagtaGGGCCTAGGAGGGgagagtgtacacagaccttaccactaccttaAAGGTAGAGAGGCAGTTCtcaatagaccctcagctcaacaGTCCAAAGCAGTATATAGAAAGAAACAATGGAAATGAAGACAGTCACGACAAAACACTATATACAACCTCACAAATTATCCTAAACAGTAGGCATaacataacaaaacaaaagaaTATTCGTTAAAATTCAGAACCCATAAAGTTGAAATCTTTGCTACGGCTCCAGCGATTACGACATATAACATAGATGCAAATCAACCACAAACCATCAGTTTATCAAACAAAATCAACATCCAATGTTGCATTAAAAGACATACATGACAACCAACCCCAAATCATCAGCTTAGCAAGACAAAATTAGCATTCAATAATGAAAACTCAACTATGCCTAAAATGAGattaaaaatataacaaatgaCCAATAattccaaccaaaaaaaaaataactaaactgatggaaaaaatgatgcttcacaacaacaacaacaacagtatcaatttatgtgacatttttTCGAATTTTGAATGTCAAACAGTTTAATTTTGACCGTAATTCGGCATGAAAATATATGAAAcagataacataaaaataaaaacttatttaaatctCGAAATCCGAAAATTGCCACATAAATTGGTACATAGAAAGTAATAATTTCCAAAAGCAACAACAATTAGTATCAATTTATGTCATACGGTTCGAATTTCTAGAGTCAAATAGCTTAATTTTAACCATgaataacattaaaaaaaaaaaaaacttatttgaatctcaaaattcgAACAGTATCACCTAAATTAGCTTAATTTTGACCATAAATAACATTAAAAAGACttatttgaatctcaaaattcgAAAAGTATCACCTAAATTAGCTTaattttgaacataaacaacattAAAAAAACTTATTTGAATCTCGAAATTTGAAAAGTATCACATAAATTAGCTTAATTCTGACCATAAATAacgttaaaaaaattatttgaatctcGAAATTTGAAAAGTATCACATAAATTAGCTTAATTCTGACCATAAATAacgttaaaaaaaattatttgaatctcGAAGGTCAAAAAGTATCACGTAAATTAGCTTAATTTTGATCATAAGTAACATTAAGAAAAACttatttgaatctcaaaattcgAAAAATATCACGTAAATTGAGACAAAAGTagtaataatttgaaaaaaaaagaactgaCCTGCACGAGTAACATAGAGTCCAAATTCAAGAACAATTCGACATAAATCACATCCAAGTCCAGCTTTATCGGGGCAATTCACCGTTATAGCAGTCGGGTCACCGGGTTTACCCGAATGTTCAATCAATACGACGTCGTCCCATGCAATTCCCATTTTCACCGGAACCGGTGTGAATATATCAGAAATTTCTCCGGGAAGAATTCACCGGAAACCGGCGAATGAAAACCTAAAGGggtaaatacataaataaaggaAATTCTAGGGGCTATATAAGCAAAATCGCCGCCGTTTGTTCTACAACAAATTGGATGATTTTAtactactatttatttatttatt is from Capsicum annuum cultivar UCD-10X-F1 chromosome 5, UCD10Xv1.1, whole genome shotgun sequence and encodes:
- the LOC107870249 gene encoding ACT domain-containing protein ACR9, yielding MGIAWDDVVLIEHSGKPGDPTAITVNCPDKAGLGCDLCRIVLEFGLYVTRADFATDGKWCYIVLWVVPRPSSLKVDWGSLKNRLMFTCPSCMISFYLNQQSTASAPPPVYLLKVFCLDRKGLLHDVTKILCELELTIQRVKVMTTPDDKVLDLFFITDGMDLLHMKQRRDETCEHLSDVLGEYCISCELQLSGPECEVQQGFTSLPQEVAEELFSCELSKEAVPMSAASDTAKLKKATVTVDNLLSPVHTLLQIQCVDQKGLIYDILRTSKDCDIRIAFGRIQSTAKGYRTIDLFIQTTDGNKILDEETQKSLCSRLKEEMLHPLRVTVASRGPDTELLVANPVELSGKGRPRVFYDVTSALKKLGICIFSAEIARHSTEERQWEVYRFRLEESPEYPLASRRARTEIVDRVKKTLMGW